In the Octadecabacter sp. SW4 genome, one interval contains:
- a CDS encoding 3-deoxy-D-manno-octulosonic acid transferase, giving the protein MTTPAETGTGLRAYLALTALISPLCPLILRRRLKRGKEDPARWSEKRGRASAPRPDGPLIWLHAVGLGEVMALRGLIAALHAARPDLSFLVTSTARSSGGVFADNLPPRTTHQFLPLDLAGPVTAFLDHWHPDLAVWSEQDLWPRLVHQTHARGIPLALVNARMDSAAHRKRARMRGMLRDTYARFAYLAAQDDATARHIRDLAPNVTITTLGSLKSGSAPLPDDPRERADLARHLGARKLWCAASTHGADEAVVLAAQAMRHRADPAALLIIVPRDPDRRESLASACAAYGLPYAMRSCGELPKPGDAVWIADSFGELGLWYRLCPVAVIGGSFGQVQGHNPWEAAQLDCAILHGPNTANFAADYTALAQAGATIPVRDAATLNAALDRPDLIEMATQARILQSNSAGSVARTSTALLDLLGDG; this is encoded by the coding sequence ATGACCACACCGGCTGAAACGGGAACGGGATTGCGGGCCTATCTAGCGCTCACGGCCCTGATCAGCCCGCTTTGCCCGCTGATCCTGCGCCGCCGCCTGAAACGCGGCAAGGAAGACCCGGCGCGCTGGTCTGAAAAACGCGGCCGTGCATCTGCGCCCCGCCCCGATGGTCCGCTGATCTGGCTGCACGCCGTGGGACTGGGCGAAGTCATGGCCCTGCGCGGGTTGATCGCCGCGCTGCACGCCGCCCGCCCCGATCTGTCGTTCCTCGTGACCTCGACGGCGCGGTCGTCCGGCGGGGTATTCGCCGACAACCTGCCACCGCGCACCACGCATCAGTTCCTGCCGCTTGATCTGGCCGGTCCGGTCACGGCCTTTCTCGATCACTGGCACCCCGATCTGGCGGTCTGGAGTGAACAGGATCTCTGGCCCCGCCTTGTGCATCAAACCCATGCGCGCGGCATTCCTCTTGCGCTGGTGAATGCTCGCATGGACAGTGCGGCCCATCGCAAACGCGCCCGTATGCGCGGGATGTTGCGCGACACCTATGCGCGGTTTGCCTACCTCGCCGCGCAGGATGATGCCACCGCGCGCCATATCCGCGACCTTGCGCCAAACGTCACCATCACCACCCTTGGGTCGCTCAAATCCGGTAGCGCACCACTGCCCGATGACCCGCGCGAACGCGCCGATCTTGCCCGCCATCTGGGCGCACGCAAGCTGTGGTGCGCGGCCTCGACCCACGGCGCAGACGAGGCGGTGGTGCTGGCCGCCCAGGCGATGCGCCACCGCGCCGATCCCGCCGCGCTTTTGATTATCGTGCCCCGCGATCCCGACCGACGCGAGTCACTTGCCAGCGCCTGCGCCGCATACGGGCTGCCCTATGCCATGCGGTCCTGTGGAGAGCTGCCAAAACCCGGCGATGCGGTCTGGATAGCCGATAGTTTCGGCGAACTGGGGCTTTGGTATCGCCTTTGCCCCGTAGCCGTGATTGGCGGATCATTCGGGCAGGTGCAGGGCCATAATCCGTGGGAAGCTGCGCAGCTGGATTGCGCGATCCTCCACGGCCCCAATACGGCGAATTTTGCTGCTGACTACACCGCGCTTGCGCAGGCTGGCGCGACCATTCCGGTGCGCGACGCAGCAACCCTCAATGCGGCGCTTGACCGGCCCGATCTGATCGAAATGGCCACGCAGGCGCGCATTCTGCAATCCAATAGTGCGGGAAGTGTCGCGCGCACCAGTACTGCGTTGCTGGACCTGCTGGGGGACGGTTGA